A part of Gossypium hirsutum isolate 1008001.06 chromosome A07, Gossypium_hirsutum_v2.1, whole genome shotgun sequence genomic DNA contains:
- the LOC107956845 gene encoding protein ABIL1 — protein sequence MAFDQVSSSSFLKALQELNNLKPQLYSAAKYSEKSLLHSELKQMVLDNLKDYAVQALVNVADHLGTVAYKLTDLLDQQTLQVSTIELKVSCLNQQLLMCQTYMDSEGLRQQKSTALTPRHQKHYILPNSVIEKVHFSRHVQTNPSQNYFQAKWLLASDTPASKTLSWHLASETKSTLKGISQTLGSNGIFQPPSNASGNFQLLDNGDGRNTKSPAIAFPASNSFMSTLGITHRHRELEGSKPLRASRFRSYGNQKHEIAGAPVRRKKALATSFVKQKSKAKGWI from the exons ATGGCATTCGATCAGGTTTCCAGCAGCAGCTTCCTCAAAGCCTTGCAG GAGCTCAACAACTTAAAGCCGCAGCTATATTCAGCTGCAAAATACAGCGAAAAGTCGTTGCTGCACAGTGAACTGAAGCAGAT GGTACTAGACAACCTGAAAGATTATGCTGTACAGGCTCTTGTTAATGTTGCTGATCACCTTGGCACTGTGGCTTACAAGTTAACTGATCTTCTTGACCAGCAAACGTTGCAAGTGTCAACCATAGAGCTAAAAGTATCTTGTTTGAATCAG CAACTACTTATGTGCCAAACATACATGGATAGCGAAGGTCTCAGGCAGCAAAAGTCGACGGCACTTACCCCAAGACATCAAAAGCACTACATTTTACCAA ATTCTGTCATCGAGAAGGTACATTTTAGTCGACATGTACAAACAAATCCTAGCCAAAACTATTTCCAGGCTAAATGGCTTCTTGCTTCAG ATACTCCTGCATCAAAAACACTTTCATGGCACTTAGCCTCAGAAACAAAATCTACTTTGAAAGGGATTTCACAAACTTTGGGGAG CAACGGAATCTTCCAACCTCCTAGCAATGCTTCTGGGAATTTCCAGTTATTGG ACAATGGAGATGGTAGAAATACAAAGTCTCCAGCAATAGCTTTTCCTGCTTCTAATTCATTCATGTCAACGCTGGGTATCACACATAGACATAGG GAGTTGGAGGGATCAAAACCTTTGAGGGCATCCAGATTCAGATCATATGGTAACCAAAAGCATGAGATTGCGGGTGCACCAGTTAGGAGGAAAAAGGCGCTGGCAACTTCCTTTGTCAAGCAGAAAAGCAAAGCAAAAGGCTGGATATAG